Within Chromatiales bacterium, the genomic segment CCAGCGACCTGCTGCCGGCCGACGTGCTCGGGGTCTCGGTCTACGACCAGGAGGCGCATCGCTTCACCTTCCATCCCGGTCCGGTCTTCTCCCAGGTGGTGCTGGCCGACGAGATCAACCGCGCCACGCCCAAGGCGCAGAGCGCCCTGCTCGAGGCCATGGAGGAACAGCAGGTGACGGTGGAAGGCGAGACCCGGCGACTGCCCGAGCCCTTCTTCGTCATCGCCACCCAGAACCCCACCCAGCAGATCGGTACCTTCCCGCTGCCGGAGTCGCAGCTCGACCGTTTCCTCATGCGCCTGGAACTGGGCTACCCGGATGCCGCCGCCGAGCGCGAGCTGCTCAGGGGACGGGACCGGCGCGACCTACTGGCCGAACTGCAGCCGGTCACGGGTCCGCGACAGCTCATGGCCCTGCAACAGGCCGTGGGGACGATCAAGGTCAGCGACCCGCTGATCGATTACATCCAGGCGCTGTTGCAGTACACGCGCGAACCGGCCCGCTACCACATGCCGCTCTCGCCGCGCGGCGGGCTCGCCCTGCTGCGTGCCGCCCAGGCCTGGGCCCTGCTTACCGGCCGCGACTACGTGCTGCCGGAGGACGTGCAGGCCGTGCTGCCATCGGTGGCCGGCCATCGCCTGCACCCGGTGGAGGACGAGGGGCTGCGTCCGGCCGAGGTCGTCGCGCAGCTCATCACGCAGGTGCCCATCCCCTGACCATGGCGGCCATCGCCATCACGCGCGAGGCCCTCACGGCGCTGCGCCGACGCGCCATCGCCTGGATCACGCGCGGCGAGACCCCGGATGCCCGCCGCGTGGTGCTCACCCGTCGGCGCATCTACATCCTGCCCACGCGCGCGGGCTATGGTTTCGGCCTGGTCCTCATCGTCATGCTGCTGGGGGCCACCAACTA encodes:
- a CDS encoding MoxR family ATPase, which codes for MTDTTLTDRILTQLDQVILGKQGQLRLALACLLARGHLLIEDLPGMGKTTLAHSLAQTLGLQFQRIQFTSDLLPADVLGVSVYDQEAHRFTFHPGPVFSQVVLADEINRATPKAQSALLEAMEEQQVTVEGETRRLPEPFFVIATQNPTQQIGTFPLPESQLDRFLMRLELGYPDAAAERELLRGRDRRDLLAELQPVTGPRQLMALQQAVGTIKVSDPLIDYIQALLQYTREPARYHMPLSPRGGLALLRAAQAWALLTGRDYVLPEDVQAVLPSVAGHRLHPVEDEGLRPAEVVAQLITQVPIP